A genomic stretch from Astatotilapia calliptera chromosome 4, fAstCal1.2, whole genome shotgun sequence includes:
- the LOC113020894 gene encoding BUB3-interacting and GLEBS motif-containing protein ZNF207-like isoform X1, which translates to MGRKKKKQMKPWCWYCNRDFDDEKILIQHQKAKHFKCHICHKKLYTGPGLAIHCMQVHKETIDGVPNAIPGRIDIELEIYGMEGIPEKDMEERRRMLEQKNQETQKKKQNQDDSDEYDDDDEPGPSFQQPAARQPQAGYVPPMTQPGMLPVGSGTPALPPGSYSGIPPMMPGVPPMIPATPPVMPGMPPGMIPMGRMMPPMMPGVPPGIPPPMGTRPAITHMPQLPPAAGVLPRPAVPAGPSVQPDVTKPLFPSAGQMAGQVASTSKASPSADTQSASPKALFPSTSQSQQTVSGSPHTPPSTTSDLAKPTFPAYTQSSTGLASPNAGSSTVSKPPSTVTSKPATLTTSSATSKLIHPDEDISLEEFRAQLSQYQCSIPRQGQTTSAAASVGGMMAPQQHSMRHPIPGQYGGPQQGMPGYIPGRLPPYIQAPPVVPPVYQGGPPRPTIVTRPPVMSPGGHY; encoded by the exons ATgggcaggaagaagaaaaagcagatgAAGCCTTGGTGTTG GTACTGTAACAGAGATTTCGATGATGAAAAGATTCTCATCCAGCATCAGAAAGCCAAACACTTCAAGTGCCACATCTGTCATAAGAAGCTGTACACCGGCCCCGGGCTCGCCATCCACTGTATGCAG GTACATAAAGAGACCATTGATGGAGTTCCTAATGCAATACCTGGAAGAATAGATATTGAACTGGAGATATACGGCATGGAGGGTATTCCAGAGAAAGacatggaggagaggagaaggatGTTAGAGCAGAAGAACCAAG AGActcagaagaagaagcagaaccaGGATGACTCTGATGAATATGATGACGACGATGAGCCCGGTCCCTCCTTTCAGCAGCCTGCTGCACGTCAGCCACAAGCTGGCTATGTCCCCCCTATGACCCAGCCTGGTATGCTTCCTGTTGGATCTGGGACCCCAGCATTACCACCAGGCAGCTACTCAG GAATTCCCCCGATGATGCCAGGTGTGCCACCCATGATTCCAGCGACGCCCCCTGTAATGCCAGGAATGCCTCCAGG GATGATCCCAATGGGTCGGATGATGCCTCCGATGATGCCCGGTGTACCACCAG GCATTCCTCCTCCAATGGGTACCCGTCCAGCCATCACTCACATGCCACAGCTCCCGCCTGCTGCAGGCGTGCTGCCCAGACCTGCAGTTCCTGCTGGCCCGTCGGTGCAACCTGATGTCACAAAACCTCTTTTCCCGAGTGCTGGGCAG ATGGCCGGTCAAGTTGCAAGTACAAGTAAAGCCTCACCAAGCGCAGACACTCAGTCCGCTTCCCCTAAAGCTCTGTTCCCTAGCACTTCACAA AGTCAGCAGACAGTGTCGGGGTCCCCTCACACTcccccctccaccacctccgACCTCGCAAAGCCCACTTTCCCAGCCTACACTCAGTCCTCCACCGGTTTGGCCAGCCCAAATGCTGGCAGCAGTACGgtctccaaacctccctccacagTAACCAGTAAGCCTGCCACGCTCACCACCTCCAGTGCAACCAGTAAGTTGATCCACCCTGATGAGGATATCTCACTG GAAGAGTTTCGGGCTCAGTTGTCCCAGTACCAGTGCAGTATTCCCCGTCAAGGCCAGACCACCAGTGCTGCAGCGTCAGTGGGTGGCATGATGGCTCCTCAGCAGCACAGCATGAGGCATCCCATACCTG GTCAGTATGGTGGGCCACAGCAGGGGATGCCAGGCTACATACCTGGGCGACTACCTCCGTATATTCAGGCCCCTCCTGTTGTTCCCCCAGTGTACCAGGGAGGCCCTCCACGGCCAACCATTGTCACGAGACCCCCTGTCATGTCTCCTGGAGGCCACTACTGA
- the LOC113020894 gene encoding BUB3-interacting and GLEBS motif-containing protein ZNF207-like isoform X2 yields MGRKKKKQMKPWCWYCNRDFDDEKILIQHQKAKHFKCHICHKKLYTGPGLAIHCMQVHKETIDGVPNAIPGRIDIELEIYGMEGIPEKDMEERRRMLEQKNQETQKKKQNQDDSDEYDDDDEPGPSFQQPAARQPQAGYVPPMTQPGMLPVGSGTPALPPGSYSGIPPMMPGVPPMIPATPPVMPGMPPGMIPMGRMMPPMMPGVPPGIPPPMGTRPAITHMPQLPPAAGVLPRPAVPAGPSVQPDVTKPLFPSAGQSQQTVSGSPHTPPSTTSDLAKPTFPAYTQSSTGLASPNAGSSTVSKPPSTVTSKPATLTTSSATSKLIHPDEDISLEEFRAQLSQYQCSIPRQGQTTSAAASVGGMMAPQQHSMRHPIPGQYGGPQQGMPGYIPGRLPPYIQAPPVVPPVYQGGPPRPTIVTRPPVMSPGGHY; encoded by the exons ATgggcaggaagaagaaaaagcagatgAAGCCTTGGTGTTG GTACTGTAACAGAGATTTCGATGATGAAAAGATTCTCATCCAGCATCAGAAAGCCAAACACTTCAAGTGCCACATCTGTCATAAGAAGCTGTACACCGGCCCCGGGCTCGCCATCCACTGTATGCAG GTACATAAAGAGACCATTGATGGAGTTCCTAATGCAATACCTGGAAGAATAGATATTGAACTGGAGATATACGGCATGGAGGGTATTCCAGAGAAAGacatggaggagaggagaaggatGTTAGAGCAGAAGAACCAAG AGActcagaagaagaagcagaaccaGGATGACTCTGATGAATATGATGACGACGATGAGCCCGGTCCCTCCTTTCAGCAGCCTGCTGCACGTCAGCCACAAGCTGGCTATGTCCCCCCTATGACCCAGCCTGGTATGCTTCCTGTTGGATCTGGGACCCCAGCATTACCACCAGGCAGCTACTCAG GAATTCCCCCGATGATGCCAGGTGTGCCACCCATGATTCCAGCGACGCCCCCTGTAATGCCAGGAATGCCTCCAGG GATGATCCCAATGGGTCGGATGATGCCTCCGATGATGCCCGGTGTACCACCAG GCATTCCTCCTCCAATGGGTACCCGTCCAGCCATCACTCACATGCCACAGCTCCCGCCTGCTGCAGGCGTGCTGCCCAGACCTGCAGTTCCTGCTGGCCCGTCGGTGCAACCTGATGTCACAAAACCTCTTTTCCCGAGTGCTGGGCAG AGTCAGCAGACAGTGTCGGGGTCCCCTCACACTcccccctccaccacctccgACCTCGCAAAGCCCACTTTCCCAGCCTACACTCAGTCCTCCACCGGTTTGGCCAGCCCAAATGCTGGCAGCAGTACGgtctccaaacctccctccacagTAACCAGTAAGCCTGCCACGCTCACCACCTCCAGTGCAACCAGTAAGTTGATCCACCCTGATGAGGATATCTCACTG GAAGAGTTTCGGGCTCAGTTGTCCCAGTACCAGTGCAGTATTCCCCGTCAAGGCCAGACCACCAGTGCTGCAGCGTCAGTGGGTGGCATGATGGCTCCTCAGCAGCACAGCATGAGGCATCCCATACCTG GTCAGTATGGTGGGCCACAGCAGGGGATGCCAGGCTACATACCTGGGCGACTACCTCCGTATATTCAGGCCCCTCCTGTTGTTCCCCCAGTGTACCAGGGAGGCCCTCCACGGCCAACCATTGTCACGAGACCCCCTGTCATGTCTCCTGGAGGCCACTACTGA